A genomic region of Raphanus sativus cultivar WK10039 chromosome 6, ASM80110v3, whole genome shotgun sequence contains the following coding sequences:
- the LOC108812683 gene encoding protein C2-DOMAIN ABA-RELATED 11 encodes MAEPLGQLQVTVIRGKKLAIRDFKSSDPYVIVKLGNETAKTKVINNCLNPVWDEELSFTLKDPAAVLSLEVFDKDRFKADDKMGHATLSLQPLISVARLRHIVHVSSGETTLRKVLPDSDNCLSRESTISCIDGEVVQSVWLKLCAVESGEIELKIKLIDPPGTKKH; translated from the exons ATGGCCGAGCCACTAGGACAGCTCCAGGTGACTGTTATCCGAGGAAAGAAACTAGCGATCCGAGACTTCAAGTCAAGTGATCCTTACGTGATAGTCAAGTTGGGAAATGAG ACAGCCAAGACCAAAGTGATCAACAATTGCTTAAACCCTGTGTGGGATGAGGAACTGAGCTTTACACTCAAAGATCCTGCAGCAGTTCTCTCATTG GAAGTGTTTGATAAAGATAGGTTCAAGGCAGATGACAAGATGGGTCATGCCACTCTCAGCCTTCAACCACTCATCTCAGTAGCCAGACTAAGGCATATAGTGCACGTGTCCTCTGGCGAGACAACGCTTAGGAAAGTGTTGCCAGATTCAGACAACTGCTTATCTCGTGAGAGCACAATCAGTTGCATAGACGGAGAGGTGGTGCAGAGCGTGTGGCTGAAGCTGTGCGCTGTTGAGTCGGGTGAGATTGAGTTGAAGATCAAGTTGATTGATCCTCCTGGAACAAAGAAGCATTAG
- the LOC108812682 gene encoding SEC14 cytosolic factor, translated as MGVVSEEAIDEFLELINQVEEPLKKTFENVHQGYMREHLSRFLKARDWNVFKAHTMLVECLRWRVDNEIDSILSKPIVPSELYRNVRDSQLIGMSGYTREGLPVFAIGVGLSTFDKASVHYYVQSHIQINEYRDRVLLPSMSKKNGRPITTCVKVLDMTGLKLSALSQIKLVTIISTIDDLNYPEKTNTYYVVNAPYIFSACWKVVKPLLQERTRKKVHVLSGSGRDELLKIMDYTSLPHFCRRGSSGSSHHSESVDCFSFDHPFHQQLYNYVKHHYETQGQAEPAKQGSFHVGFPEPEAESVQIAIESELHKFENCNGLCKPADDKKVSP; from the exons AATGTCCATCAGGGATACATGAGAGAGCATTTGAGTCGTTTTCTGAAGGCACGAGATTGGAACGTATTTAAAGCTCATACAATG CTGGTTGAGTGTTTGCGTTGGAGAGTGGATAATGAAATTGACAGTATATTATCC AAACCTATTGTTCCTAGTGAGTTGTACAGGAACGTGCGGGATTCTCAACTCATAGGAATGTCAGGTTACACCAGAGAG GGCTTGCCTGTCTTTGCTATTGGTGTTGGCCTCAGCACATTCGACAAAGCATCG GTTCACTACTATGTCCAGTCCCACATCCAAATCAATGAATACAGAGACCGTGTACTACTG CCTTCTATGTCTAAGAAGAACGGCCGGCCAATCACAACCTGTGTGAAAGTTCTAGACATGACAGGGTTAAAACTTTCAGCGCTGAGCCAAATTAAG TTAGTGACTATCATATCAACCATTGATGATTTGAACTATCCAGAGAAGACAAACACCTACTATGTTGTGAACGCTCCATATATATTTTCTGCCTGTTGGAAG GTTGTGAAACCACTTTTACAagagaggacgaggaagaaagTTCATGTGTTATCTGGTAGCGGAAGGGATGAATTATTGAAG ATTATGGACTACACATCCCTCCCACATTTCTGTAGAAGAGGAAGCTCTGGGTCATCTCACCACAGTGAGAGTGtagattgtttttcttttgatcatcCTTTCCATCAACAGCTATACAACTATGTGAAGCACCATTATGAGACTCAGGGACAAGCAGAACCTGCAAAGCAAGGATCATTCCACGTGGGGTttcctgagcctgaagctgagagTGTTCAGATAGCCATTGAATCGGAACTGCACAAGTTTGAGAACTGCAATGGTCTATGCAAGCCTGCTGATGACAAAAAAGTCAGTCCATGA
- the LOC108808023 gene encoding acetyl-CoA acetyltransferase 1, giving the protein MESISNVPKYLARRGSRLSHDIVVDGMMKDGLWDAYNDFGMRVCGEICADQYRVTREEHDAYAIQSFERCIAAQKAG; this is encoded by the exons ATGGAGAGTATCTCAAACGTCCCAAAGTACCTCGCAAG AAGGGGTTCTCGGTTATCCCATGATATTGTTGTTGACGGTATGATGAAAGATGGGCTCTGGGATGCGTATAATGACTTTGGAATGCGAGTTTGTGGAGAAATCTGCGCTGACCAGTACCGTGTTACAAGAGAAGAACAT GATGCTTATGCTATCCAGAGCTTTGAGCGTTGTATTGCTGCACAAAAAGCTGGCTGA